The Epinephelus lanceolatus isolate andai-2023 chromosome 1, ASM4190304v1, whole genome shotgun sequence genome has a window encoding:
- the LOC144464488 gene encoding uncharacterized protein LOC144464488 has protein sequence MCSVESLREFVNERLTAAAEEILGVFKRSIVEYEEEIDRQRRLLDIVLKPEIKLHRTELPQQHVCKEEEVVPEQQLCIEERKSSVDQEEPEPPQIKEEEEEVCSSQEGEQLVVKQETDGFMLTPADEESEQSEDQTLDFIHDDTQSAAEKESVFKMPVISSVISEATSEHQLLCHNSDVAESQDEEEYQHGDSGSTRNTELQAEKRHHESEMNSNSPHTSAVINLNTGKKPLKCDVCGKGFECKSKLQRHLNSHTGEKPYFCKTCGKRYSDASVLKRHYRIHTGEKLYTCKVCGRAFRRNDDLLVHMRTHSGEKPYTCKLCGRTFRRNDNLLVHMRIHTGEKPYTCKVCGRAFRCNRDLLVHMRIHTGEKPYTCKTCGRGFGRNCHLLVHMRIHTGEKPYTCKVCGRAFRRNDDLLVHMRIHTGEKPYTCKVCGRAFRCNRDLLVHMRIHSGEKPYTCKVCGRAFRRNDYLLVHMRIHTGEKPYTCKVCGRAFRCNRDLLVHMRTHSGEKPYTCKTCGKHFRFSSNLTGHMRTHTGVKVHHLSTEVPVEVTHIQERDCLHAKHVAELSEACSIKHAKKSGE, from the exons ATGTGTTCAGTTGAGTCTCTGAGAGAGTTTGTCAACGAGcgactaactgctgctgctgaagaaatattggGAGTTTTTAAAAGAAGCATCGTCGAGTACGAGGAAGAGATCGATCGTCAGCGCAGACTGTTGGATATCGTTTTGAAgcctgaaataaagttacacaggacag agctcccacagcaacatgtgtgtaaggaggaggaggttgtccctgagcagcagctctgtattgaggagaggaagtccagtgtggaccaagaggagccagagcctccacagattaaagaggaagaggaggaagtgtgcagcagtcaggagggagagcagcttgtagtgaagcagGAGACTGATGGCTTCATGTTGACTCCTGCTGATGAGGAAAGTGAGCAGAGTGAAGATCAGACTCTGGACTTCATTCATGATGACACTCAAAGTGCAGCAGAGAAAGAGTCTGTATTTAAAATGCCAGTTATAAGCTCTGTGATATCAGAAGCAACCAGTGAGCACCAGCTGCTCTGTCACAACTCTGATGTAGCTGAGAGCCAAGATGAGGAAGAATACCAGCATGGAGACTCAGGATCAACTAGAAACACAGAGCttcaagcagagaaaagacatcaTGAAAGTGAAATGAACAGTAATAGTCCACACACCTCTGCTGTGATAAACTTAAATACAggtaaaaagcctttaaaatgtgacGTATGTGGGAAAGGTTTTGAGTGCAAGTCAAAATTGCAGAGACACCTGAAcagccacacaggtgagaagccgtatttTTGCAAGACCTGCGGGAAAAGATACAGTGACGCATCAGTATTGAAAAGGCATTatagaatccacacaggtgagaagctgTATACTTGTAAAGTATGTGGGAGAGCTTTCAGACGTAATGATGACTTGTTagtccacatgaggactcattcaggtgagaagccgtatactTGTAAACTATGTGGGAGAACTTTCAGACGTAATGATAACCTGTTAGtccacatgagaatccacacaggtgagaagccgtatactTGTAAAGTATGTGGGAGAGCTTTCAGATGTAATCGTGACTTGTTAGtccacatgagaatccacacaggtgagaagccatatacttgcaaaacatgtgggagaGGTTTCGGACGTAATTGTCACTTGTTAGtccacatgagaatccacacaggtgagaagccgtatactTGTAAAGTATGTGGGAGAGCTTTCAGACGTAATGATGACTTGTTAGtccacatgagaatccacacaggtgagaagccgtatactTGTAAAGTATGTGGGAGAGCTTTCAGATGTAATCGTGACTTGTTAGTCCACATGAGGATTCATtcaggtgagaagccatataCTTGTAAAGTATGTGGGAGAGCTTTCAGACGTAATGATTACTTGTTAGtccacatgagaatccacacaggtgagaagccgtatactTGTAAAGTATGTGGGAGAGCTTTCAGATGTAATCGTGACTTGTTagtccacatgaggactcatTCAGGGGAGAAACCGTAtacttgcaaaacatgtgggaaacACTTCAGATTTAGCAGTAACTTGACAGGCCACATGAGAACGCACACAGGTGTAAAGGTGCATCACTTGAGCACAGAGGTTCCAGTTGAAGTCACACATATACAGGAGAGAgactgtttacatgcaaaacatgtggCAGAGCTTTCAGAGGCCTGTTCCATAAAGCATGCTAAGAAAAGTGGGGAGTGA